ATCCGACGGTGCGAGATCGGATATGTGTCCCAATTTTTAAAAGTGCTTCCCGGATTACAGCGTTGGGTGTGGTGGCAGAGGGACTTATGGAAATCGGATGCGATGAGGCGAAAGCAGTCGAGGAGGCCAAACAGATGCTGCGGCACTTCCAACTTCCGGAAGTGCTGTGGGATGCTTACCCGAACACATTTAGCGGCGGGGAAAAGTTACGTTTAAATCTGGCAAGAGCGTTGGTAAGACGCCCGAAGCTCCTGTTACTCGATGAACCAGTTGCGTCGCTTGACAACCGTTCCAAAGAATCTGTCAAAGAGATGGTTACAGGCCTAAAAAGCAGGAACCAGTATGCTCGGTATTTTTCATGATCTGGAGTTTATGGATTCGGTGGTGAATTCCCGCTACACCATGCACCAAGGAGTATTAAACGGCGGGAGGGTGACGGTATGAGTCAAAAGCGGCTTTGCATTCGGAATGCCGAGATGGTCCTTCCTGACCGGGTAATAAAAGGCGATCTTTTGGTTGAAGGGGATCGCATAGCGGAGATACGGCCAACTGGGCTTCCGGTTACAGCAGACGAGCCATCAGATCAGGCATTGGATGCAACCAGGATGTATTTGCTGCCCGGGAACGGAATCACTACGATGTATCACTCTGTCTCGTTAGCAGACGGAGTCGGGGTTCGGAACAATGATATGGTGGTCCAGATTATCGAAAATATTGTCCGGCACCGAAATACCCGGTCTTCGATCCGGCACCGCGTTCACTTGCGGTACGAGATAACGAACCTTCCCGGACTGCAAGCCGTGGAACATCTTTTGCAGCAGGGTAAGATCGACCTTCTCTCCTATATGGACCATACACCAGGATAGGGGCAATTCGCTGCGCCAGGGACGTATGAAGCGTATGTCATGAAAACCTATGGATTTAAGGATGAACTGGCCAAGGAGATGGTTGAGAAAATCATTGCATGGCAGCAACAAATCGAATGGAACCGGCTGAAGAAACTTGCCCGGTACGCAAAGTCCCTTAATATTAGC
The sequence above is a segment of the Effusibacillus dendaii genome. Coding sequences within it:
- a CDS encoding ATP-binding cassette domain-containing protein, translating into MEIGCDEAKAVEEAKQMLRHFQLPEVLWDAYPNTFSGGEKLRLNLARALVRRPKLLLLDEPVASLDNRSKESVKEMVTGLKSRNQYARYFS
- a CDS encoding amidohydrolase family protein → MSQKRLCIRNAEMVLPDRVIKGDLLVEGDRIAEIRPTGLPVTADEPSDQALDATRMYLLPGNGITTMYHSVSLADGVGVRNNDMVVQIIENIVRHRNTRSSIRHRVHLRYEITNLPGLQAVEHLLQQGKIDLLSYMDHTPG